AGTCAGACCGATGCACTTTTTTACCCAAGCACAGCCACATAACTTGGAATTAGGTTGGCGGTTTAAACATATCAGTTGGGGTAAAGGCTATGCTACCGAAGCAGCGAAAGCGGTAATGGAGGCTGTGAGTGCCTCAGCTGAAGTAACCCATGTCAGTGCTATTGCAGTAGAAGACAATCTAGCTTCAATTGCAATAATGAAAAAACTCGGTATGACTTTTCAGCATAAGAGTATTCACCGCGATCCTTTAGGCGATACCGAAGCGGTGTTCTACCAAAAAATGGTGTAATACTCATTTGATTCATTTTGATAACAGCTATAAAAAAAGAGCAGCCTGAGCTGCTCTTTTTGATTAAATGTAATCAATTACTTTTTTGCGTCTAGGTAACGTTCAGCATCAAGTGCAGCCATACAACCCGTT
The Shewanella vesiculosa DNA segment above includes these coding regions:
- a CDS encoding GNAT family N-acetyltransferase, which produces MQVANTSRLQLSLITLDDSALLFELDQDERVMHFLNGGIKTTQQQIDTVMMPRLAQYLHPAKGWGLWKVQALDCAENEQHGLSGEYLGWVLVRPMHFFTQAQPHNLELGWRFKHISWGKGYATEAAKAVMEAVSASAEVTHVSAIAVEDNLASIAIMKKLGMTFQHKSIHRDPLGDTEAVFYQKMV